From one Neovison vison isolate M4711 chromosome 1, ASM_NN_V1, whole genome shotgun sequence genomic stretch:
- the BAG2 gene encoding BAG family molecular chaperone regulator 2, whose amino-acid sequence MAQAKINAKANEGRFCRSSSMADRSSRLLESLDQLELRVEALREAATAVEQEKEILLEMIHSIQNSQDMRQISDGEREELNLTANRLMGRTLTVEVSVETIRNPQQQESLKHATRIIDEVVSKFLDDLGNAKSHLMSLYSACSSEVPPGPVDQKFQSIVIGCALEDQKKIKRRLETLLRNIENSDKAIKLLEHSKGAGSKTLQQNAEGKFN is encoded by the exons ATGGCTCAGGCGAAGATAAACGCGAAAGCCAACGAAGGGCGCTTCTGCCGCTCCTCCTCCATGGCCGACCGCTCCAGCCGCCTGCTGGAGAGCCTGGACCAGCTGGAGCTCAG GGTGGAAGCTTTGAGAGAAGCAGCAACTGCTgttgagcaagagaaagaaatcctcCTGGAAATGATCCACAGCATCCAAAATAGCCAGGACATGAGGCAGATCAGCGACG gagaaagagaagaattaaATCTGACGGCCAACCGTTTGATGGGACGAACCCTCACCGTTGAAGTTTCAGTAGAAACAATTAGGAACCCCCAGCAGCAAGAATCCCTAAAGCATGCCACCAGGATCATTGATGAGGTAGTCAGTAAGTTTCTGGATGATCTGGGAAATGCCAAGAGTCACTTGATGTCACTATACAGTGCGTGTTCATCCGAGGTGCCACCTGGGCCTGTTGACCAGAAGTTTCAGTCCATAGTAATCGGCTGTGCTCTTGAAGAtcagaagaaaattaagagaagATTAGAGACTCTGCTTAGAAATATTGAAAACTCTGACAAGGCCATCAAGCTGTTAGAGCATTCCAAAGGAGCTGGTTCCAAAACTCTGCAACAAAATGCAGAAGGCAAATTTAATTAG